GACAGGCGCCCGGAGAGGTTGGTAAAACTTGCCTCAGCTCACACAGCTCAGGCTGGAGGAGCCAGACTCTGATCTCAGGCTTTGGGCCTGAGGCCAGAGATTAATCACGACCGGCTTCCAGTGCCACCTGCATAGACAAGCTAGATGCACTCCTCGGACGTGACTGGGCGACATGCATTCACACTGACGCCACAGCAACCTGAAGGCAGGTTCCGCCCCTCCCCCGTCCCCGGAGGTCCAGGGAGCATCCCCCGTCTCCATGGTAACCAGTGAGCCTGCGCCCCATCGCCCCGTGCAGAGCATACGTACTGACCTCGTCCGAAGGGCGTGCCGCCAGAGTAGCGATGTTTTCCTCCACCCCCACGGGCTTCTCCGAGCCGTCAGGAGAGCAAGCCTGCCTGGGCCCCTCTGCCGTGGCCGATGCACCGGAACACTGCCCCTCAACGCCTCCGAGGCGAGCCTGCGGAAAAACGTTCACGCTTAGCAAAGCTGCCcgtagttgctcagtcttgtcccactctctgcgaccgcatggactgcagcacgccaggcttccctgtccatcaccaccgcccagagcttgctcaaactcatgtccatcgagtgggtgatgccatccaatcatctcatcctctgtcaccctcttcttcctgccctcaatctttcccagcatcagggtcttttccagtgagttggctctttgcaacaggtggccaaagtattggagtttcagcttcagcatcagtccttccagtgaatattcaggactgatttcctttaggatggactggttggatctccttgcagtccaagggactcctgaCCTCTCTACAGATCTCACTAACATCCACATTCACATGGTTGCTCCAGGTAGGAAGGGCCCATGGCACAGGCTCCCTACACGGCTCTCAACGTTTCATTTCTTAGAACCACCTGGATCTGCAACCCAGTACCCAGCAGTGGGTCAGAAGTAAAGAaactcgcctgcaatgcaggagacatggatttgacccctgggtttggaagatcccctggagaagggaacggcaacccactccagtattcttgctggagaatcccatggacagaggaacctggcgggctacagtccacggggtcgcaaagagtctgacacaactgagcgactctatttaaaaaagaaaacagccgAAGCAGACTGCTTGGcggaaaagaaaagcaacttgCCATCAGCGACAAGAATCTGAATAAACGCCTATGTGATCGTCTCCAATGGTCAgagaaagtttttttgttttttttttttcttctcctcaatCTTTCGGCCACAATGTACAGCATGgggagtcttagttccccaaccggggatcgaacccttgccctctgcattggaaggtgaagtcttaatcactggaccactagagaagtcgcAAGCAAGTTTTGGTTCTGATTGCAAAGTAGCACCCAGCTTCACCAAACAAAAACCGCAGTAAAAACACTAAAAAGTGAACTCTTTTTCAAGGTCCCAATGCATGGATTTGCAGACACTGGACTCCACTGTACAAATAAACATGCCTGTTAAAGACAGACCAAGAAAGAAAACTTCCAGGGAACTTACCTTAAAAGGTCTTTTGCCTGCCTACTGAAATTCACTGCAGAAACTCCAGTATGGAGAGCATGCAGcgttatactttaaaaaaaatcaaatgggtgCCCATCCAGAGCTTGAAAAGCCCTCTTCAGACACCGCCTTCCACGGCCTCTTCAATCAAGGACAGAAAGTGGAAAATGCCCGCACCAACGGCGTGTGTAATCAGTCACTTCCAGCCACTTAATCAATGAGTGGCTCTTTCCCTGACGAAGCCGGGtaatttaaataatgattttgGCGTCGATTCGGTAAACCCAAGCCGCAGTTCTGCTCATGAAACATTCACGATTTTgcaaccccccccaaaaaataaataaattgcctgCCTCTTTCAGCACCTTCCTACGTGAAATACAGGACATGAATACAGATGAAAAGTATCACAAGACGTAAAGCTTTGGCAGCTCCTTAGTTTCCAACTATGGTCTTTATTTCTTGCGGTGAAATAACGCATCTTTCCTCATCTAATTCCTCTCTGGTGTGTGTCAACATTGTTTATTATCTTCTGATTCCCTCATTTTTAAGTAAACATGTCTATAAACGCTGAACTATTCCTGAACGTCCCTGGTGGtgcactggctaagactctgggcttcccatgAGCGgggactggggttcgatccctggtcaaagaactagatGCCACGTGCCGCAACGAAGACCTGgcgcaaccaaataaataactactttttaaaactgaactttaaaaaatattatttcttctattATTGTAGTCcttgacagattttgtttttcctcttctaaaGGGAAAGGTTTTTTATCTTCCTCCCCCCCGCCAAACTgtcttgagatataattgacatacaatattgtgtaagtttTAGGTATAtaacatgttgatttgatacaaTTATATTATGAAAAATGGTTACCACTTGATTTGAGGGGGGATGTAATTTACTTTATTGGAATGGAGAACTGTCAAAGGGCTAACACCTTAACTGAAAACTATTTGTGAGGTCGTAAAACTATGTTATAATTTGAAGTCCAACTTCTTCACCCCAGAAAAAGGATCatagttaaaataagaaaataagtatttggatattagaaacaaaaaaaactgtcaaatttttaccattaaaaatGTGATCGGCACAAAAGTGGCCAATAGGTTAAAAACACAACATCTGTTAAGTACCACTTTGAAAGTGCCTTTCTTGGAAATAAGGATGTAGTttactataaaaacaaaaatttatgtagaaaatccaCCTCTGAAACATtgacagattttttcttttttaatgtaactcggtaattgcttataatatcctatatcttggagaaggaaatggcaacccactccagtatccttgactggaaaatttcatggacagaggagtctggcgggctacagtccatggggtcacaaagagtcggacacgactgagcgactcacacacatcCTGTAtctgtctttaaagaaaaaaattagaaatgagaagagaaatgagaagaacATGGGGGAGTCTGCCTTTGAAGAAAATGCCCAAGTGTGGCTCATAGAGAATTGATCCACAGTGAaaagaaattttctctttctttttaatccctGGTTTCAACTCCGGGGTTTCAGGATGCTTACCGCGTGACCTGGGGACCCCTGGTGGTCCTTGTTCCGGATAGTTTCACAAAGAGGCAAGATGCGATGGTGGTAAATTCCCCACCACTGGTTAAGGAAGGACGTCTGATGCTGGTCGGCCCGCCCGGAGCCCTCCTCCAAAACGGAGCCCGTCTGGGGATTGTACTTGTAGTTCCAAGGCTTCGAGGACCCCAGGAAGTGGACCACCTTCGCGCTGGAGCCAAATCTGAGGAGGAGACACACGGAAAAAACATCTCGCTATCCTCTTGCGAGCGACCACGCCCAGAAAGCCAGGGACGGAgccccctggtggcccagggcttaagaatctgcctctcaacgcaggggacacgggtttgatccctggtccctgAAGATCCCACTGCCTCGGAGCAACAAAAACCCGAGATCAGcaactctagagcccgtgctccgcaacaagggaaaCCACCGCAGTGATAAGCCCGGCACCCTGACTGGAGAAAGCCCATAAGGCAGCAAGGAAGCCTGAGCAcagacaaaaatcaataaagttaaaaaaaaagaaaggcagtgaCCACCACAGGACTCGTCACAGACAGCGAGGTGCAACCATGCACCTCGACGGCTCAGGGACCATCCTCTCGTGACGGCCACTTAgacttgcattaaaaaaaataataataattgtttatAGTCAGTCCACAGTGGCAGTCTTTCATAGTTCTGTAGACCAAGAAACATAACCAAGACCCACTGGGATGCTCCccacaacagaaagaataaatcaGGAGTCTTAGCAAGGGGGGCGGTTTCGTAGCCCAAATCATCTCACCCTGAAAACggtgacagattaaaaaaaaaaaatagattttataggAGAGAACGAAAACTGCAGACCAGAAAACTGGCTTCTTGggcaaaatggaaaattttcccCTCTCGACTTTCATCTTTTTATCGTTATCACCACTCGCACCAACCTCACAGTTTTGAAAacgtttttttcttaatttcattgttttcttataaaattttgaTATTATATTCCCCCCCAGAGATCTATGTTCTGTATGGCCCACTGTGCCCACTCTGGGACTTTCCAGGAGTTAGGattttgccttctaatgcaggaagtgtgggttccatccctcactgtttagtgtccaactctttacgacccatggactgtagcccgccaggctcctttgtccatgggattctccaggcaaggatactggagttggtagccattcccttctccaggggatcttcccaacccaggggtcgtacctgcatctccttcattggcaggcagacgctttaccatgtgaggcaccagggaagccctcatactcataattcatgttgagatttgacagaaaacaacaaaaatctgaaagcaatgatccttcaataagaaaataaattaataaaaaaatacactctatataaactacattttaaaaaatgtgtagttAAATCTATACCTTccatattttcttagaaaatctaACTGCAACTATATATAAAAGcctattattttgaaaatgtatgaAAAGGGACacatctttcatattttttcacaAACCGTAACTATCCAAAAAACTCACTGTTTGAAAGCAGGACTGTAGGTGTACGTGGTATTGCTGCTCAAGTTATAGATGAAGGGCAAGTGCTTCTGGATGTCAGCGGTGGACCAGTTACTGAAGAAACTGTTCAGCAAGCCTTGGTCTGCCCCTAGAGAGTTACAGCGCAGCCAAAGAAATTAATAACGAATGGTGTAGTTTTCGCCTCCCCGcactgggagctcggagtctaagccaccggactgccagggaagtccctcaaaccCCATCTCTAACTTGCCATTCACAGGTTCGAGGTGGCGGGGAGGAAGTGCCTTGGGTCAAAGGGGTGGCCACAGCCCCAGTCTGGCCCACAAACGTCCAGCTGCCCCTCGACGTACCGTCAAAGCTGCCGTGGTCGGTGGCGTGCTGAAGCAAGAGGCCGTGCGTCTCCAGCGAGGGTTGGAAGACAAACACCCCGCTGTTGAAGCAATCCGGCCATCCAGGATCCGGGGCCGCAGAGAACTCCCTCCTGTCGAACAGCTCATCGATGTTGGCCAGCACCTGGGAGACAGAGCGTGGGGGGCCCGGACGACGTGATGGGAGGGAACCAGTCTGACCCCAGGTTGAATCTGGGTCTGTGACTTGAACTACTATACGCGACTGCTCCTGCTACAAGCTCATCACTAAAGGGATAAAGCAcatggcttcccagctggctctggGGGGTGGGTAAAGAGCcgacctgccaaggcaggagacgcaagaggcgtgggttcgatcccctgggccgggaagctcccctggagaagggaacggcaacccgctctagtagtcttgcctgcagaatcccatggacagaggagcctgcgggctgcagtccatggggtcacaaagagtcggacacgagtgagcacacATGTCACTAAAGGGATGTTGCACTTTAGCTTAAATGATACACAATGGCCCACCTCTGTCTCTAGGAACCCTGCCTCCAACTGAATGAGCGTTCAGCTAAACTTCCCTTGTTTAGCTCCCATCCTGACCAGGGCAAGTTCATCACGAAAGGGAATTTGCCTGCAAGCTTACGGTTGCTCAGTCActacgttgtgtccaactctttgagcccccatggaccatagcccgccaggctcctctgtccatgggattctccaggcaagaatgctggagtgggttgccgtgcccttctccaggggatcttccctacccaggatcGAACCACGTCTTTTGTTACTGAACATTCCTGATGAAAGTGTTTCAGTATTCAcctgtgtaacaaatcaccatCCACAGGCATTACTTTCTGCAAAAATTCCCCGGTAACTTGTATGTTGACATACAAGTGAGAAATGCAACAGGAACTTCATGATGACCCAGACAATGGTCCATGATGGGACATTTATACCCAATTTTTTCAGTGACCCTCTTCTTTGAGGTTTATATTCCAAAGAGAAGAATGTGTGTATAAGATGGCTCCCTCATTTTATTTCAAGGGATTGAAGCAACACCATCTGTGAAACAAAATTATCATTGACAGGTTCTTAAGATCCTCTGTGGAACACTTGAACACTTAATTAGttgtatttattctctttcatctAGCAAACGTAACCGACAAGATGGAAATCCATGAACATAGTGGTCTGCAAGTTGATATATTGatgtgtgttgctcagtcatgtccgactctttgtgaccccacggactgtagcccaccaggcttctctgtccatgggattctccaggcaagaacactggagtgggttgccattcccttctccaggagatcttcccgacccagggatcgaacctgggtctcctgcattgcaggcagattctttaccatctgagtcatcagggaaaccccaattTATTGATGACATGCTCTTAATTGTATTTATTCTCTTCCATCGAGCAAATGTGACCTACGAGACTGGAAATCCACAAACATGGAGGTTTGCAAGTCAATATGATATCATCCACTGCCTCTGAGAGCTTGACCAGTAACAGCACTCCTTTCCAACACACCTATTGGCTTTAGAAATTGTGCtcatgtttggaaaaaaaaatattgctgtgattgtTCCTCTGTTCTGATTTTCCTCTGCACCCCTCCATCTTCCTACACTGCTTTTGCACAACCAAGACAACCCAGAGCGGGTCTCCAACACTCCAACCTCATGTCACATCTCGACGTTCCAATGGCTGTTTCTGAACGCACCTGACCAGGGCTCCCACAGCAAGGCTCACTACCCCGAACGACTACAGTGGAGATGCCATAGCTTAAGAAGCCAGGTTTCCAGGCCCATGAGGACTGTATAATTCATGGTACAGTCACAGAAGACTATtgttccaatattttattttgtgtagatGACATAGTGAAATAACTCGTCCTGGGGAAGGAACAGGCCTTCAAGTAACCAAGTGTTCTCAGCAACACCACTGGGTGTCTTCTACTCGATGTTGACTGACTAAATGATGCTGGGTGTAGAGATGGACATTACCTGGTGGCGATCCACCAGCATGGGCTAGCAGCCTGCtaatggagagaggggcctgatCTTTGAGTGGGTGGCTCCTCATCAAGCACAAGGTCtgggcctccccctcctccataCTCACCAGGGTGTCTGCATCCAGGAAGACACATTTGCTGTAATGGGTGAGCGTCCAGCAGTGAAGCTTGGTGAGAGTGATTCCAAGGTCAGGTCTCTTCAGAAAGGCCAGGTGGACGTAGTCCGCACTGTCTATTAGGTTCACCTCGATGACCTCATCAAACACCCTTGAGAGGATAACCCTGGAAAAAGACAGGCCAAATTCTAGGAGACCAGGAGACCCTTTAACACAAGATATTCTGTCCCTTGTGGCTCACATTTCATTTTGCTGGAGTATATGCTGAAGTGTTTTTCTCTAAAAGGTTCTGGAGGGATAAAAATCCT
This portion of the Odocoileus virginianus isolate 20LAN1187 ecotype Illinois unplaced genomic scaffold, Ovbor_1.2 Unplaced_Contig_6, whole genome shotgun sequence genome encodes:
- the GYG2 gene encoding glycogenin-2 isoform X1, producing the protein MGASNSERVGPPETQTTPPLCSAAGAQQRGRPPRPGALGRVVPTARCAHTMPVSDQAFVTLATNDVYCQGALVLGQSLREHRATRRLVVLVTPQVSNPLRVILSRVFDEVIEVNLIDSADYVHLAFLKRPDLGITLTKLHCWTLTHYSKCVFLDADTLVLANIDELFDRREFSAAPDPGWPDCFNSGVFVFQPSLETHGLLLQHATDHGSFDGADQGLLNSFFSNWSTADIQKHLPFIYNLSSNTTYTYSPAFKQFGSSAKVVHFLGSSKPWNYKYNPQTGSVLEEGSGRADQHQTSFLNQWWGIYHHRILPLCETIRNKDHQGSPGHAARLGGVEGQCSGASATAEGPRQACSPDGSEKPVGVEENIATLAARPSDETIGWPEIETCAGVRHDPLSTPSPQFADLTEIQSCSRRAENTAGAPPEDTLEPSREPPADVSRDPRPQDALEVDLTISVSQISIEEKPDAPSPEEERRKWEEGRMDYLGKDAFARIQEKLDRFLQ
- the GYG2 gene encoding glycogenin-2 isoform X6; translated protein: MGASNSERVGPPETQTTPPLCSAAGAQQRGRPPRPGALGRVVPTARCAHTMPVSDQAFVTLATNDVYCQGALVLGQSLREHRATRRLVVLVTPQVSNPLRVILSRVFDEVIEVNLIDSADYVHLAFLKRPDLGITLTKLHCWTLTHYSKCVFLDADTLVLANIDELFDRREFSAAPDPGWPDCFNSGVFVFQPSLETHGLLLQHATDHGSFDGADQGLLNSFFSNWSTADIQKHLPFIYNLSSNTTYTYSPAFKQFGSSAKVVHFLGSSKPWNYKYNPQTGSVLEEGSGRADQHQTSFLNQWWGIYHHRILPLCETIRNKDHQGSPGHAARLGGVEGQCSGASATAEGPRQACSPDGSEKPVGVEENIATLAARPSDEVDLTISVSQISIEEKPDAPSPEEERRKWEEGRMDYLGKDAFARIQEKLDRFLQ
- the GYG2 gene encoding glycogenin-2 isoform X5, giving the protein MGASNSERVGPPETQTTPPLCSAAGAQQRGRPPRPGALGRVVPTARCAHTMPVSDQAFVTLATNDVYCQGALVLGQSLREHRATRRLVVLVTPQVSNPLRVILSRVFDEVIEVNLIDSADYVHLAFLKRPDLGITLTKLHCWTLTHYSKCVFLDADTLVLANIDELFDRREFSAAPDPGWPDCFNSGVFVFQPSLETHGLLLQHATDHGSFDGADQGLLNSFFSNWSTADIQKHLPFIYNLSSNTTYTYSPAFKQFGSSAKVVHFLGSSKPWNYKYNPQTGSVLEEGSGRADQHQTSFLNQWWGIYHHRILPLCETIRNKDHQGSPGHAARLGGVEGQCSGASATAEGPRQACSPDGSEKPVGVEENIATLAARPSDELYPEVFPSPGCGPRKWLCRLSRKHPPCRNVNTLWTKLLHSCRPTSPLPAGATPAMGIFKKRTILD
- the GYG2 gene encoding glycogenin-2 isoform X2, encoding MGASNSERVGPPETQTTPPLCSAAGAQQRGRPPRPGALGRVVPTARCAHTMPVSDQAFVTLATNDVYCQGALVLGQSLREHRATRRLVVLVTPQVSNPLRVILSRVFDEVIEVNLIDSADYVHLAFLKRPDLGITLTKLHCWTLTHYSKCVFLDADTLVLANIDELFDRREFSAAPDPGWPDCFNSGVFVFQPSLETHGLLLQHATDHGSFDGADQGLLNSFFSNWSTADIQKHLPFIYNLSSNTTYTYSPAFKQFGSSAKVVHFLGSSKPWNYKYNPQTGSVLEEGSGRADQHQTSFLNQWWGIYHHRILPLCETIRNKDHQGSPGHAARLGGVEGQCSGASATAEGPRQACSPDGSEKPVGVEENIATLAARPSDERRAENTAGAPPEDTLEPSREPPADVSRDPRPQDALEVDLTISVSQISIEEKPDAPSPEEERRKWEEGRMDYLGKDAFARIQEKLDRFLQ
- the GYG2 gene encoding glycogenin-2 isoform X4, with amino-acid sequence MPVSDQAFVTLATNDVYCQGALVLGQSLREHRATRRLVVLVTPQVSNPLRVILSRVFDEVIEVNLIDSADYVHLAFLKRPDLGITLTKLHCWTLTHYSKCVFLDADTLVLANIDELFDRREFSAAPDPGWPDCFNSGVFVFQPSLETHGLLLQHATDHGSFDGADQGLLNSFFSNWSTADIQKHLPFIYNLSSNTTYTYSPAFKQFGSSAKVVHFLGSSKPWNYKYNPQTGSVLEEGSGRADQHQTSFLNQWWGIYHHRILPLCETIRNKDHQGSPGHAARLGGVEGQCSGASATAEGPRQACSPDGSEKPVGVEENIATLAARPSDETIGWPEIETCAGVRHDPLSTPSPQFADLTEIQSCSRRAENTAGAPPEDTLEPSREPPADVSRDPRPQDALEVDLTISVSQISIEEKPDAPSPEEERRKWEEGRMDYLGKDAFARIQEKLDRFLQ
- the GYG2 gene encoding glycogenin-2 isoform X3, yielding MGASNSERVGPPETQTTPPLCSAAGAQQRGRPPRPGALGRVVPTARCAHTMPVSDQAFVTLATNDVYCQGALVLGQSLREHRATRRLVVLVTPQVSNPLRVILSRVFDEVIEVNLIDSADYVHLAFLKRPDLGITLTKLHCWTLTHYSKCVFLDADTLVLANIDELFDRREFSAAPDPGWPDCFNSGVFVFQPSLETHGLLLQHATDHGSFDGADQGLLNSFFSNWSTADIQKHLPFIYNLSSNTTYTYSPAFKQFGSSAKVVHFLGSSKPWNYKYNPQTGSVLEEGSGRADQHQTSFLNQWWGIYHHRILPLCETIRNKDHQGSPGHAARLGGVEGQCSGASATAEGPRQACSPDGSEKPVGVEENIATLAARPSDETIGWPEIETCAGVRHDPLSTPSPQFADLTEIQSCSVDLTISVSQISIEEKPDAPSPEEERRKWEEGRMDYLGKDAFARIQEKLDRFLQ